The Syntrophaceae bacterium genome has a segment encoding these proteins:
- a CDS encoding polysaccharide biosynthesis protein, giving the protein MRKQLKNPRFFVKLAIDGALFVAAHIIAYLFRFEFFIDQTRLVHIKMVLPWLIPLKIIVFYRLGLYHGMWRYTSVRDFWLLATGTAMTTLVSIAVVFLLYRDENFSRAVFLMDGGLTFMLAGLHRLLVRSYYMTQARAGNGRADGAAAARPPRNVLIVGAGDAGEKILREINENEQIHYRVSGFIDDDPHKQGRSIHGVSILGTVATIPSLVMRHDIEEILIATPSATGEQMRRIVDVCKECNVTYKTLPGIGEIIDGRVSVKILRDVSYEDLLGRPPVHLDVTGIRNYLAGRTILVTGCGGSIGSELCRQLVRFEPGLIVLLDASEANLFQIQMEMENELTFRRYEPVLGQVQDEALLRSVLETYRPHVVFHAAAYKHVPMLELNPWEAVFNNIQGSRTAMETAVSFGVERFVLVSTDKAVRPTNVMGASKRVTELILQAHQGTDTRFLSVRFGNVVGSSGSVIPLFRRQIEHGGPVTVTHPDVTRFFMTIPEAAQLIIQAGAMGEGGEIYILKMGTPVRIIDMARDLIRLSGKEPDRDVQIVFTGLRDGEKLHEELITEGEGIVPTGHDKILVLRPDPDPERETDPEAFRRRLYGEIEQLCEAASRHDAPEIRRLLHGIVPEYAPQDSRSVL; this is encoded by the coding sequence ATGCGAAAACAACTCAAAAATCCCCGATTCTTTGTGAAGCTGGCAATCGACGGCGCCCTGTTCGTCGCGGCGCATATCATTGCCTACCTGTTCCGGTTTGAATTTTTCATCGATCAAACCAGGCTGGTGCATATCAAAATGGTGCTTCCCTGGCTGATCCCGTTGAAAATCATCGTATTTTACAGGCTGGGTCTCTATCACGGCATGTGGCGCTATACCAGCGTCCGCGATTTCTGGCTTCTTGCAACCGGAACGGCCATGACGACACTCGTCTCCATCGCGGTCGTTTTTCTTCTGTATCGGGACGAGAATTTTTCCCGGGCGGTTTTCCTGATGGACGGAGGGCTGACGTTTATGCTGGCGGGCCTGCACCGTCTCCTTGTCCGGTCCTATTACATGACTCAGGCTCGGGCGGGGAACGGCCGCGCAGACGGGGCCGCCGCTGCGAGGCCGCCCCGGAACGTCCTGATCGTGGGAGCAGGAGATGCGGGGGAGAAGATCCTGCGAGAGATCAACGAGAACGAGCAGATTCATTACCGGGTGTCCGGGTTCATCGACGACGACCCGCATAAGCAGGGGCGTTCCATCCACGGCGTCTCCATCCTGGGAACGGTGGCGACGATTCCGTCCCTGGTGATGCGCCATGACATCGAGGAAATCCTTATCGCCACGCCGTCAGCCACAGGGGAGCAGATGCGGCGGATCGTGGACGTCTGCAAGGAGTGCAACGTTACGTACAAAACCCTTCCGGGTATCGGGGAGATCATCGACGGCCGAGTCAGTGTCAAGATCCTGCGGGACGTGAGCTACGAGGACCTGCTGGGCCGGCCCCCGGTCCACCTGGACGTGACGGGTATCCGGAATTACCTGGCCGGCCGGACGATCCTCGTTACCGGATGCGGCGGGTCGATCGGCTCCGAGCTCTGCCGCCAGCTGGTCCGGTTCGAGCCGGGACTGATCGTGCTTCTGGACGCTTCGGAGGCAAACCTTTTCCAGATTCAGATGGAGATGGAGAACGAGCTGACCTTCCGGCGGTATGAGCCTGTTCTGGGACAGGTGCAGGACGAGGCCCTCTTGCGCTCCGTCCTGGAAACGTACCGTCCTCATGTGGTCTTTCACGCCGCCGCCTACAAGCACGTTCCCATGCTGGAGTTGAACCCGTGGGAGGCCGTCTTCAACAACATCCAGGGAAGCAGGACGGCAATGGAGACGGCCGTCTCCTTCGGTGTGGAACGGTTCGTCCTGGTCTCCACCGACAAGGCCGTCCGGCCCACCAACGTCATGGGGGCCAGCAAGCGGGTCACGGAACTGATTCTCCAGGCTCACCAGGGAACGGACACCCGGTTCCTCTCCGTCCGTTTCGGCAACGTGGTCGGTTCCTCCGGATCGGTCATTCCGCTGTTCCGGCGCCAGATCGAGCACGGCGGGCCCGTTACGGTGACCCATCCCGACGTGACGCGCTTCTTCATGACGATTCCCGAGGCAGCCCAGTTGATCATCCAGGCCGGCGCCATGGGGGAGGGCGGGGAAATCTATATTCTGAAAATGGGAACGCCCGTACGGATCATCGACATGGCCCGGGACCTGATCCGCCTGTCGGGAAAGGAGCCGGACCGGGACGTCCAAATCGTTTTCACGGGGCTCAGGGATGGCGAAAAACTGCACGAGGAACTGATCACCGAGGGAGAAGGGATCGTTCCCACGGGCCACGACAAGATCCTGGTCCTCCGGCCCGATCCGGACCCGGAGCGGGAAACGGATCCGGAGGCATTCCGCCGGAGGCTCTATGGCGAGATCGAGCAGCTCTGCGAAGCCGCTTCGCGGCACGACGCTCCGGAGATCCGGCGTCTTCTGCACGGCATCGTTCCCGAATACGCCCCCCAGGATTCAAGGAGCGTTCTTTGA
- a CDS encoding O-antigen ligase family protein, which yields MNDRNPAQSPVADNGARITRAIQCTVLVLLAVYVFINPFPRKTAIELITFYSSTLMVAILSLTGRMKLNFRTPLTIPLLLFAFWGFLGLFSALDVKNSIHDYYAHLLCFLVLFFLIFNVFDTKEKLILLLRLTVVSGLLFSAGLLVYYYGIARYPLTERLGMYIPYLEFNPGFLTYTTLFTVFLSLGFLRLKSDGAYRYLYLFGVIVSAAASVLSGARAAFVGALAPAWVFLPRLRKNLLPLFVILIAGVLMFSFVPSVRDRMSLKALAGESRVKIAMISIELLKDYPVFGIGYGMQTYGNRQYVDLAKYNARLPEKYRQHHEGGIFWGATHNSYMDVAVRTGLVGLVLWLYVLVAAFRTSIGLMMKGEDREIRHLGVILTASLTCITVLDLFMDSAFGPQLTIHYVLFGMIAVLWQCQSREREHS from the coding sequence ATGAACGACAGGAACCCGGCACAATCCCCTGTTGCGGATAACGGAGCGAGGATAACCAGAGCGATACAGTGCACGGTACTGGTTCTTCTGGCGGTTTACGTTTTCATCAATCCGTTTCCGCGAAAGACGGCCATTGAGCTGATCACATTTTACTCGTCCACGCTTATGGTCGCCATCCTTTCGCTGACCGGCAGGATGAAGCTGAACTTCAGGACACCTCTGACGATTCCGCTGCTCCTGTTCGCCTTCTGGGGATTCCTGGGGCTTTTTTCCGCCTTGGACGTGAAGAACAGCATTCATGACTACTATGCCCACCTTCTCTGTTTTCTTGTCTTGTTCTTCCTGATCTTCAACGTATTCGACACAAAGGAGAAACTGATTCTCCTGCTCCGCCTGACCGTTGTCTCGGGCCTCCTCTTTTCTGCCGGCCTTCTCGTTTATTACTATGGCATCGCCCGCTATCCCCTGACGGAGCGGCTGGGCATGTACATTCCCTACCTGGAGTTCAATCCAGGGTTTCTGACTTATACAACCCTGTTCACGGTGTTCCTGTCTCTCGGATTCCTGAGGCTGAAAAGCGACGGTGCGTACCGGTACCTGTACCTGTTCGGTGTGATTGTCTCGGCGGCGGCGTCGGTTTTGAGCGGGGCGCGGGCGGCGTTTGTCGGTGCGCTCGCCCCGGCGTGGGTGTTCCTGCCCCGGTTGCGGAAGAACCTGCTTCCGCTGTTTGTCATCCTCATCGCGGGCGTGCTGATGTTTTCATTCGTTCCCAGCGTGAGGGACCGCATGTCCCTCAAGGCTCTGGCCGGCGAGTCCAGGGTCAAGATTGCCATGATCTCCATCGAGCTGCTCAAGGACTATCCCGTCTTCGGGATCGGCTACGGGATGCAGACATACGGAAACCGGCAGTATGTGGATTTGGCGAAATACAACGCAAGGTTGCCGGAGAAATACCGGCAGCATCATGAAGGCGGCATCTTCTGGGGCGCGACGCACAATTCCTACATGGACGTCGCCGTCCGTACCGGCCTGGTGGGGCTCGTCCTGTGGCTGTATGTTCTGGTTGCTGCGTTTCGAACGAGCATCGGGCTGATGATGAAAGGGGAGGACCGGGAAATCCGGCACCTGGGTGTCATCCTGACGGCGTCGCTGACGTGCATCACGGTCCTTGACCTGTTCATGGACTCGGCCTTCGGTCCGCAACTGACGATTCATTATGTCCTGTTTGGAATGATTGCCGTTCTGTGGCAATGTCAATCACGGGAAAGGGAACACTCCTGA